A window from Rana temporaria chromosome 8, aRanTem1.1, whole genome shotgun sequence encodes these proteins:
- the LOC120910175 gene encoding zinc finger protein 605-like: CKVEDEDITQYSPGENPTTSNVHPAPNRCFGLKSTLVTHQMSHRGEKPYSCPECGKCFSKKSVLTGHQRLHTGEKPYSCPECGKCFSKKSVLTGHQRLHTGEKPYSCSECGKCFRHKSSLHAHKMSHTGEKPYSCPECGKCFSMKCHLNSHQKLHTGEKPYSCSQCGKCFVDKSHLVTHQRSHTGEKPYSCPECGKCFLYKSILVTHQRSHTGEKPFCCSECGKCFIIKSDLVTHQRSHTGEKPYCCPECGKCFATKSYLCKHQRTHTGEKPFSCSECGKCFELKSSRGTHERSHMQEKPHSCPECGKCFLYESQLVRHQRIHTGERPFCCSECGKCFLDKYALNTHQKLHTGEKLYSCSECGKCFMKKNDLVTHQRSHTGEKPYSCPECGKCFSRKSLLTIHQILHTDEKPYSCPVCGKYFSQNSSLHRHRRSHTGEKPYSCPECRKCFSQKSDLSRHRRSHTRE; this comes from the coding sequence tgtaaagtagaagatgaggacatcacacagtatagtccaggagaaaacccgactacctcaaatgtccatccggcaccaaaCAGATGCTTTGGACTAAAATCCACTCTTGTCACACATCAAATGTCTCACaggggggaaaagccgtattcctgccctgagtgcgggaaatgtttctccaAGAAATCCGTTCTCACGGGACATCAAAGActgcacacgggggaaaagccgtattcctgccctgagtgcgggaaatgtttctccaAGAAATCCGTTCTCACGGGACATCAGAGActgcacacgggggaaaagccgtattcctgttctgagtgcgggaaatgttttagacACAAATCATCTCTTCATGCACATAAAAtgtctcacacaggggaaaagccgtattcctgccctgagtgcgggaaatgtttttccatGAAATGCCATCTCAACAGCCATCAGAAAttgcacacaggagagaagccgtattcctgttctcagtgcgggaaatgttttgttgACAAATCACATCTTGTTACACATCAaaggtctcacacgggggaaaagccgtattcctgtcctgagtgtggcaaatgttttttatataaatcgATTCTTGTcacacatcaaagatctcacacaggggagaagcctttttgttgttcagagtgcgggaaatgttttataataaaatCTGATTTggtcacacatcagagatctcacacgggggagaagccatattgttgtcctgagtgcgggaaatgttttgccaCTAAGTCATATCTTTGCAAACATCAAAggactcacacgggggaaaagccgttttcctgttctgagtgcggaaaatgcttTGAACTAAAATCAAGTCGTGGCACACATGAAAGGTCTCACATGcaggagaagccgcattcctgtcctgagtgcgggaaatgttttttatatgaATCGCAACTTGTCAGACATCAaagaattcacacaggagagaggcCTTTttgttgttcagagtgcgggaaatgttttttagataAGTACGCTCTTAATACTCATCAGAAACTGCACACAGGTGAGAAGttatattcctgttctgagtgtgggaaatgttttatgaaaaaaaatgatttggtcacacatcagagatctcacacgggggagaagccatattcctgccctgagtgcgggaaatgtttttccagGAAATCCCTTCTCACGATCCATCAGATATTGCACACAgatgagaagccatattcctgcccTGTGTGTGGAAAATATTTTTCACAGAATTCCAGTCTTCACagacatcggagatctcacacgggggagaagccatattcctgccctgagtgccggaaatgtttttcacagaagtccgatctttccagacatcggagatctcacacgagggag